One part of the Bdellovibrio sp. KM01 genome encodes these proteins:
- a CDS encoding SH3-like domain-containing protein, which produces MTTRLIVFFFTLVLPTLAWTQDADFAALFKQGTQHYTAKEYEQSRDAFAKALEKDPHNATTLTNLALAQFQLGKKPLAIGLFRKALNSDPELTSARAGLKFALTQMEIKEIPHQIETYESVRAKLLAPVSIIAYLITTALFLFAAGWILIGFMGQRRRALAEEKALPGFPVIGTFLALGFVVSLTLLGLKMYDQSIIRATVVDDKVSLQSAPGDNQVALLDLYGGMEVIVQNENNDWVQVTYPGSITGWVKKSAVLRTN; this is translated from the coding sequence ATGACAACGCGACTCATTGTGTTCTTTTTTACTCTTGTTTTGCCCACTTTAGCTTGGACTCAAGACGCCGATTTTGCTGCGCTCTTTAAGCAAGGAACTCAGCATTACACAGCGAAAGAGTATGAGCAGTCCCGTGACGCATTCGCCAAAGCCCTGGAAAAGGATCCTCATAACGCAACTACACTCACAAACTTGGCTTTAGCCCAGTTTCAATTGGGTAAAAAACCCTTGGCGATTGGCCTATTTCGAAAAGCTCTCAATAGTGACCCCGAGTTAACATCAGCCCGAGCTGGACTAAAGTTTGCGTTAACACAAATGGAAATCAAAGAAATCCCTCATCAAATCGAAACTTATGAAAGTGTCCGCGCAAAACTTTTAGCACCTGTTTCCATTATTGCTTATCTTATCACGACGGCACTTTTCTTATTTGCGGCGGGATGGATTTTAATTGGATTTATGGGGCAGCGCCGCCGCGCTTTAGCAGAAGAAAAAGCTCTGCCAGGATTTCCAGTGATTGGAACTTTTTTAGCGTTGGGTTTCGTGGTTTCACTCACACTTTTGGGTTTAAAAATGTACGACCAATCCATCATTCGCGCGACAGTTGTGGATGACAAAGTGTCCCTGCAATCTGCACCGGGCGACAATCAGGTTGCTCTTTTGGATTTGTATGGTGGCATGGAAGTTATTGTTCAAAATGAAAACAATGACTGGGTTCAAGTCACATATCCCGGCTCAATCACGGGTTGGGTTAAAAAATCTGCTGTTCTTCGTACCAATTGA